In Saprospiraceae bacterium, the sequence CTGCACTTGCCAACCCAATTGAACAAAACTATCTTTCCTTATTGCACCAACTCGAACAAGAGGATGTGACCTCCAAGGCATCCAATCCATTAGAATCTCGATCATCGTATTCTGCTGGATCGACGGTCTATATTATGTCTAACGAAATCAACGAAAACCAGGTGATTGCTTTTAGCCGGGGATCTGATGGAAAGCTTAACGAATTAGCCAGATATGCCACCGGTGGGACCGGAAACGGCGCAGGACTGGGAAGTCAGGGCGCGGTGGCTATAGATGATTGGGGCAGAATTCTTTTGACTGTTAATCCCGGCAGCAATGATATCTCTGCATTTTTTGTGAGAAATGATGGAAGCCTGCGATATGTCGATAGAATTGCTTCAGGTGGCTCTACCCCTATTAGTATCTCTTCATCCAGAGGAAGGGTGTTTGTAGTTAATGCTGGAGGAACTGGCAATATAGCTGGTTTTACTTTTAACGGCACCGGACATTTGAGCCCTTTGCCAAACTCAATCAAATCTTTAAGTACAGATGCTTCAGGGCCTGCTCAAATATCCTTTAGCCCTAATGGGACAGTCCTGGTCATTACCGAAAAAGCAACCAACAGCATATCTTCGTTTTCAGTTGACAATCATGGCAACACTGGAAATATCCATACTATTCCTTCAGCCGGTGCTACCCCATTTGGGTTTTATTTCACCTCTC encodes:
- a CDS encoding beta-propeller fold lactonase family protein — protein: MKILKLMIYLSVVALFSTACNKDEITTSSKAEESAALANPIEQNYLSLLHQLEQEDVTSKASNPLESRSSYSAGSTVYIMSNEINENQVIAFSRGSDGKLNELARYATGGTGNGAGLGSQGAVAIDDWGRILLTVNPGSNDISAFFVRNDGSLRYVDRIASGGSTPISISSSRGRVFVVNAGGTGNIAGFTFNGTGHLSPLPNSIKSLSTDASGPAQISFSPNGTVLVITEKATNSISSFSVDNHGNTGNIHTIPSAGATPFGFYFTSPKTFLVSEAAGGAAGASTISSYRINPIGTVTLIEGPFATNGSAACWVVADNNGKTVYATNTGSNDITSLSVSGYGHLSLANGGASTPTNAGPIDAAMDKNSRNLYVLARGNSAIISYSVKSNGRLTQIDEDGGLPARASGLVVR